Proteins from a single region of Acidimicrobiales bacterium:
- a CDS encoding TMEM165/GDT1 family protein, whose product MDAFFVTLAVVFVAELGDKSQLMAVAAAARHSAVVVLGGIAVAACAVHLLSVLAGRALAEALSGTAATVAAGLAFLGFALWTLRGED is encoded by the coding sequence GTGGACGCCTTCTTCGTCACCCTCGCCGTCGTGTTCGTGGCCGAGCTGGGCGACAAGAGCCAGCTGATGGCGGTGGCGGCGGCCGCCCGCCACTCGGCGGTCGTCGTGCTGGGCGGGATCGCCGTCGCCGCCTGTGCCGTCCACCTCCTGTCCGTGCTGGCCGGCCGGGCCCTGGCCGAGGCGTTGTCGGGGACGGCGGCGACCGTCGCCGCCGGCCTGGCCTTCCTCGGGTTCGCGCTGTGGACCCTGCGGGGCGAGGACG